The genomic segment TTTTAGTCTCAAAAGTGATATCCCCAAGGTCAATTGAGACCACTTCGCCAACTCTAAGCCCAGTTGCATAAAGCAATTCCAATAATGCTCTATCACGCTTTTGAAGTGGAGTATCGGAGGCGGGGATTTCCATTAAAGCTTCTGCTTCTCTTTTTTCAAGGGCTTTTGGCAGGAGATTTCGCTTGCTTGGACCAACAATATCTACGCAAGGGTTTGATTTAAGAATCCCTAGCGCTTGGAGATGACCGAAAAATGATTTAAGAGCTGCCAGCTTTCTGGCTCGAGTGGTAGGAGCGTTTACGACGAACTGTTTACAGAACTGCCTAACTAACTTATCATTAACCTCTTGAGGTGTACATGCGCCATTGACCTGGGCATAATCAACAAATTGCGCTAGGTCTGTCGCGTATGCTTTTACAGTGTTGTCGGCGCGAACCGTTTGCAAGTGGTTCAGAAACCGCTCGATCGCAATATCCAACTCGGTAAGATCATTCATTACATATCAATTCATAGCAGGGTTTGGCTTTTCCTGTCAAGCCTGCTCACAATAAAGAAATTCGGGTACAGTTCAATTTGTTAATATTTGCTTTGGGGGAAAGATGTTGAAACCGGTTAAGTTGGCGATTATTCCATTAGCAGGGCGGGGAACGAGACTTTATCCTGCTTCGAGTGTGGTGCCAAAGGGTCTTGTGCCTCTCGTTGATACCGATGGGATCGCCAAAGCCGCTATTCAAATCATGGTTGAGGAATGCATTAATTCCGGCATCGAACAAGTGGCGTTGGTTGTAAGCCCGGGAACGGATAAGGTCTATCGCAACTATTTCACCCCCATCTCTGAAAGTGAACTCGTCGCCTATAACGGCAAGAAAATCGCCCTCGAACAGTCGGAGCGTCTGTCCCAACTCTCAAAACAAATCGTATATTTCACCCAAGAAGAACCGCACGGTTTTGGGCATGCGGTTCACTGCGCGAAATCGTTCGTTTCGAGCGAACCGTTCGTCGTGATGCTCGGCGATCACGTGTATATTTCGGATACAAACACTCCCTGCCTGAAGCAAGCTTTGGATGTTGCGGTTGAATATGGACAGAGTGTTTTTGGGGTGCATCCCATCCCTGAAGCTATCATTAATCGTTTCGGCATCGTAGGGGGGCAGCCAATCTGTGCTCGCACTTATCAAGTTGAAGAAATAATCGAAAAGCCAACTATCGAACAAGCCAGGGCTAGGCTTCGAATTGAAAATATCCCCAAAGGCCAATATATGGCTCATTTCGGCATTTATGTATTCAGCCCAACAATGATGAATGTTCTAGATAAGGCGGTAAAGTCTCATAAGTCCGGTGAAGTTCAACTTACAGATGGGCAAATCACCCTTTATCACCAAGAACCCTGCCTAGCCTACCATCCCTGCGGCACATCCCACGATTTCGGCGTCCCCGAAGGCCTATTAGAGACCCAACACAAACTAGGCCTAAAATCACCCTTTGCCCACCTTTTGTGACAGGGGGAATATTTAAAAATAGTTCGCGCACAGAAACTGTATTGACCTGAATTTTCGGTTTTGTGAAAAGAAAATTTAAATAGTGTGATTCTTAAGAAGGAATAATTACGTTGCGTGTCGTACTTACTCATTGACTAGTAAAACCCACTGCCATTATTGTTGATTAGCTTGTAACCAAGAAGATAATTAGTAGTTCAGGAATCGATTATATAAAATGAAAGGTGTGCAATATGAAACAGATTTTCTTACTTCTCTCGCTCTCTTTATGTTTGGCTTGCTTTGCAGCGAGCAAACCAAAGGACAAGGCAATCGATTGCATACTCGACGGGTAGGCCAATGGATAGACGGCAAGATGGTTCTTCGGTGAGCGTCATCAGCGTTCTTAGTAGCTGAAGAGAGCTTTCGAAAGCTGTCTGGACACAAGGATTTATGGATGCTGCAAGCTACGTTAGGCACTCTTTGTGTGGAAAGAGATACCTATGTACAGGCGATGTAAAATAATCTTACGAACTACCAACTTTCCGCTAAAAATGGGACACGGTCCAAAACCAATCACCACACTGATAGGTGATGACAACAAATTAATTTACGTTGAGGTGAGATGTGAAAGGTTTATCCGTAGTTATATTGCTCTCAATCTGTGTGTTTGTCTCTTTCGGACAGACGACAACAAAAACTCGCAAGTCAATCATTAACCAAGCGAAGGCTGCGACCGTTTGGGTGATCACCGATAAAGCTTTAGGTTCAGGGTTTGTAGTGTCATCGGACGGCTATATTGTAACGAATAAGCACGTTGTTGATGACGCGGCTGAGATTAACGTCTTCATCAATAATCGCGATCGATATTCTGCAAAAATCATCGAGAAGGCAAAAGACGCTGATGTAGCCATCCTCAAAATTGAGACCACAAAACCTCTGGCGACGTTAGAATTGGCGGACTCAAGTGAAGTCGAAACGGGTGAG from the bacterium genome contains:
- a CDS encoding tyrosine recombinase XerC, coding for MNDLTELDIAIERFLNHLQTVRADNTVKAYATDLAQFVDYAQVNGACTPQEVNDKLVRQFCKQFVVNAPTTRARKLAALKSFFGHLQALGILKSNPCVDIVGPSKRNLLPKALEKREAEALMEIPASDTPLQKRDRALLELLYATGLRVGEVVSIDLGDITFETKTIRVRGKGGKERLVVFGKAAYEALSNYLGGARSELANDKNRISALFLNSNGGRLTVRSVHRMVSTYGLQLGDTIHITPHTLRHSFATHLLNGGADIRSVQELLGHSSISTTQVYAHLTLDRLKDAYDKAHPRALEEDAE
- a CDS encoding sugar phosphate nucleotidyltransferase, which translates into the protein MLKPVKLAIIPLAGRGTRLYPASSVVPKGLVPLVDTDGIAKAAIQIMVEECINSGIEQVALVVSPGTDKVYRNYFTPISESELVAYNGKKIALEQSERLSQLSKQIVYFTQEEPHGFGHAVHCAKSFVSSEPFVVMLGDHVYISDTNTPCLKQALDVAVEYGQSVFGVHPIPEAIINRFGIVGGQPICARTYQVEEIIEKPTIEQARARLRIENIPKGQYMAHFGIYVFSPTMMNVLDKAVKSHKSGEVQLTDGQITLYHQEPCLAYHPCGTSHDFGVPEGLLETQHKLGLKSPFAHLL